The genomic segment GGCTCCCCACCAACTTCTAATAAATTTTACAGCATCAGGATAAATACCTTTCAAAGACTTAAAATAAATACTCGCAATACCTATATAAATATTTTCATCGTTGGAAACTAAAATATCTCTTAGCCTTTTTGCCATATCAGGAGGTACTTTTTGATAGGCCATATCATATCCCAGTGCGGCCATAAATTCGCCGTCTCCATACCGGGCTATTGATTTTTTGTTTTTAATTAAGTCTTCAATGGTTTCTTCTGCTGTTTTAATTTTTGGCACAGGCAAATCCGCCAACTCATCCTTTAATTCATATCTGTAATTGTTCAATATTGCATTTATTTCTTCGTAAGAAACACTATTAGATGCCTTTAAGTTTATTTGTTTAATATCAAATCTGAATAGATATCTTAGGTTATTTAAAAAAGTAATCAAACTCAATTTTTAATCTCCTTGGCCGGATTTCCGACAACTATTTTATTACAATTAACATCTTTTGTCACAACAGAACCTGCTCCTATTAAAGCATTTTCTCCTATTGTTATGCCCGGAAGTATTACGGCACCGGCACCAATTGAAGCACCTCTTTTAACAATTGTTTTTGAAATTTTACCTCGTTGTTGTTTTGATTTTGGATATTTATCGTTTGAGAATGTTACGTTAGGACCAATAAAAACATCATCTTCTATCTCAATATCGTCCCATATTTGTACGCCACACTTAATAGTCACATTATTCCCAATCTTTACATCATTTTCGATAAAACAGTGGCTGCAAATATTGCAATTTTTGCCTATTTCTGCGTTCTCTAAAATCACACAAAATTGCCATATTTTTGTATTTTCACCAATATTTTTACTTTTAACTTCTGAAGACTTATGAAATAGTGAGTTCATTACCAACCTCTTTGATTATTTTAGCCGGATTACCGGCAATTATAACATTGTCAGGAAACGATTTGGTAACAATGCTGCCTGCTGCAATTGTGCAATTGTTTCCGATACTGACACCTTTCATTATCATTACATTTGAGCCAATAAAAACATTATCGCCAATTGTCACAGGTTGAGCAGGTGAGGGTTGGTCTCTTTTTTTAGGATTAATTCCGTGAAAATCAGTATCGTATGCATGAAAATTATATCCAATAAGACAATTACTTCCAATTGCAATCTTTGAACCGTCACTGATTATACAAGCATTATTATTAATATGTGTTTTAGCCCCAATTTCTATTATTGAATCAGATGATCTTGCTTCAATATGCATATATCCTGAATAAAAATATGGTGAAGGAAAATATCCAAGTTCGGAATTATCTCCAATTAAAATATTTCCATTTCCTAAAAATAAAATTGGTTGTGAAAGAATATACTTTCCTTTTGGGTTTATATTGGATAATATTTTTTTATATAAATATTTTTTAAAATTAAATAATAAATGAAAATATTTATGTATCAA from the bacterium genome contains:
- a CDS encoding DapH/DapD/GlmU-related protein, encoding MKKKLIHKYFHLLFNFKKYLYKKILSNINPKGKYILSQPILFLGNGNILIGDNSELGYFPSPYFYSGYMHIEARSSDSIIEIGAKTHINNNACIISDGSKIAIGSNCLIGYNFHAYDTDFHGINPKKRDQPSPAQPVTIGDNVFIGSNVMIMKGVSIGNNCTIAAGSIVTKSFPDNVIIAGNPAKIIKEVGNELTIS
- a CDS encoding DapH/DapD/GlmU-related protein, yielding MNSLFHKSSEVKSKNIGENTKIWQFCVILENAEIGKNCNICSHCFIENDVKIGNNVTIKCGVQIWDDIEIEDDVFIGPNVTFSNDKYPKSKQQRGKISKTIVKRGASIGAGAVILPGITIGENALIGAGSVVTKDVNCNKIVVGNPAKEIKN